The DNA region GTGGCCAGGACCGGGAAGCTCAATTCGACATCTTCGGCTACGGTCTTTGCTCCGATATCGCCTAATACCGGGGCGCGGTTGACGTTGTTGACGGTGATGGTGACATTTTCTGTATCTGTACCGGTGCCGTCTGAGATCGTAAAGGTAAGCGTATAATCTTTTGTCTGTGATGTGCCCGCGGCGTCATAACCGGGGATCCATGAGAAAGTCATTGTGCCGGCATCGAAAGTCGCCCCACCTGGTAAATTTGCCGCCGAATATGCTATCGGGTCATTGTCCGCGTCGCTGCCTGAAATCGTGAAGCTAAGCGCCTGGCCTTCATCGATGCTCTGAGCGCCAATTGGATCGATGACCGGCAGATAACCGACGTATATCGCTATGTCTTCCGTATCTGTCAACACTCCGTCCGGAGAATCATCCGTAACTACAAAATGAACGTTCTCATAGGTGCCGGGAAACGCGGGCGTCCATGTAAATACACCTGTGTTCGGATCAAGAGCGGCGCCAACGGGCAGGTTCGTGCATGTATATGTGACATCATCCGCGTCCGGATCAGTAGAAGAGAGCGTGAATGTCAACGGCATAGTCTCATCTATCAACTTATTGCCTATAGGACTAAGGACAGGCGAACGATTGACGTTATTTACTATGATAGAGATGGTTTCAGGATCGGACAGGTCGCCGTCGGAAGCAGTAAAAGTTATGTTCTCATAAAGCGCTGCTTGTTCATAGGTTGGTGTCCAGTTGAACGCCCCTGTTTCGGAGTCGAAGGCCGCGCCGTCCGGCAAATTCTCTACGTAATAGGTGATCGTCTGGCCGTCAGGATCCGTAGCTGATACTGTAAAAGCCAGAGCCTGGACCTCATCGACCGTCTTATTGCCTATCGAATTAAGGACAGGCGGACGATTGACGTTATTGACCGTGATCGGAAAATCCTGAGCAACTATATTAACACCGTCAGTCACCTCGAAACGTATGGAATAGTCGCCTGCCTGGTCGTAATCCGGCGTCCATATAAAGGTCCCGCTGTTCCCGACTGAAGTAAAATTAGCATGGTCCGGCACATTAACCGCCGACAAAGTCAGAGGATCTCCGTCTTCATCGCTCGCGGCTAGGTCTACGGCCAGCGTATCGTCTTCATTTATAGAATTAGCGCCTTCTATGTTAAGGAACGGCAGCGTGTTCACGTTATCGACCGTGATCGTTATATCTTCAGAAACTACATTTACACCGTCAGTTACTTCAAAGTGGACGTTCGGGTAGACGCCTGCGCTCTGGTAGTCTGTATCCCATGTAAATGCCCGGTCTGCAGGGAAAAAGTTTCCACCCGGCAAATTTGACGCGGAATACGTAAGCACATCTCCGTCCTCATCAGTAGCCGATATGTCAAAGCTCAATGTATTAGGCTCGTTCACGACCATATCGCCGATGCGCTCAAGGACAGGCACAGTGTTCACATTATTGACCGTAATCGTTATATCTTCCGCGTAGACATCGAAGCCATCCGTCACCTCAAAATGGACATTGTAATAATTGCCTGCCTGTTGATAAGTCGGCAGCCAGGAAAAGACGCCATTGGTAAAAGTCGCGCCTGAAGGAAGATTGTCCGCGGAATATGTAAGAACATCGTTATCAGCGTCCGTTCCGGTCGGCCCGATTTCAAGCAGTAAATTTTCATCTGTAGACTGGTCGCCGATAGGATCCAGGACCGGAGGCGTGTTGATACGGAACGCGGCGTTAGAATTGTCAAAGGTTGTCCCGGTATGTTCCTTTACCTTAATAAGACAGTTTGCGCTCGGCATATACGGCACAGTGACATTCTCGGTGCCGTCGTTTATCGTATCCGTTACTATGTTCATCCATGAAGCGCCGTTATTGACGGAAAGCTTGATATCGACGTTTCCGACATCTCCCGTGCTGGTCCATTCTATAGTCTGAGTCGCGCCCGGCGAAACAACCTCTCCTCCGTTCGGATAAGTGACGGTTATAGATTTATCGTCGGCGGACGCCTGACAGGCAAACCCAAAAGATAGCGCAAAAAATATACCGGCAAACAGAACCGCTTTTAATCCGGACCAATTCCTCAAAGCCTTCATGACGCCTCCTTTAATTTTTTACAAAAATGTACTTATTAAATATTAAAATTTAAGACATAAAAAATCCCCAATAGCGTCAAGCAAAACATTTTTGCTACTATTGGGGATCGATGGTGCTGTTTCCAAATTTTCCGTTCCGTTCAGGTTGTTTCCCGAGTTATGTAGGTTGATGATAACATTTAAGTGGAACTAAGTCAACTGAAAAAAACTAACTTTTTTATTCCTTACAGGCCGATTTTTGGAATGCCGTCCCGACGGAGATTTAAAGTACCCCGTCGGTGGAAATTGACTTAACCATTGCAAACCTACGAGGTGTGATTACTCAAACCCGTCACACCTCGTAGGTTATTCCAAGTTAAAACCTCGTAGGTTGCCTTTGCGGTATAACTGATAGGCATCCTACGAGGTTAAACATAGATCATTGGTTAACTGCAGGTACCTTAGCTTTGCGCAGGAATTCGGCGCAGTCTTCGGGGACCGAGGAATTGATGAAGATCCCGGAGCCGAGCTCGAACCCGGCAGGCTGGGATATCCTGGGGATGACATTTATATGCCAGTGGAAATGCTGGTCGCCCTTCTCTTTGACCGGTATCGAACGGATGGTGTAATTGAAATCGGGGTTGCCGAGCGCCGAATAGAGCTTGCCCAGCACCGTCTTCAGGTGGCGCGACAGGTCGGCTATCTCCGCCTCATTTATCTCATCGAAAGACGTAGTATGACGCCGCGGGACGATCCACATCATAAAAGGCATTGCCGCCGCGTAAGGGACGAACGTCACGAACGAATCAGTCTCCAGGACAAGCCGGGCCTTTTCCGACAATTCCTGTTTCAGGATGCCGCAGAACATGCATTCGCCGGTGATATCGCTGTATCTGGTCGCCTGCTCTACCCGCGTCCTGATAGCGGGCGGCACTATCGGGGTGGCGACGAGCTGGGAATGGGCGTGCGCCTGGGAACTGCCTGCCTGCGCTCCGTGGTTCTTAAAGATTATTATGGACTCGATGCCGCCCATGCGCTGGATAGCCTCATAACGGTCCTTATACATCCTGATGATGTCGAAAACCTCCTCGTCCTTCATAAAAGGTATGGTCATGTTATGGCGCGGGTGCTCTACCAGGACCTCGTGGACGCCGAAACCGTTGATAAAGTGGTGCGGGCCGTCGAGCGTCCGCGTCCTCTCCAGCGCCGGGGAGAGCGCCGGGAACTTATTGTATACCGCGCGCACCTTCCAGCTTGAGCCGTCCTTTACGCGAAACGTCTCGTCTTTACAGTCTCCTTCGTTGCCGGCGCAGAACGGGCAAGCCGCCTCATATGCAGGAAGCTCGACGGCAACGCCTTTGGCCTTTTTGAAGTCCGAAGGCCGCTTAGCCCTTTCACGCGCTATTATCACCCAGTCGCGCGATATCATGTTATATCTTAATTCCGACATCCATTACCTCCAGCGCCTTTTATTGTTCGAGAGAGCAATGGTTTCTTATAGGCGAATCGAGAACTTCTTCATATCGGTTCTTCTCGACCCTTCGACTTCGCTCAGGGTCGATACCGAGCTTTTGTCGAGGTATCGACGCGCCAGAGTTAAATTAGAGCTTGCTCGAAGAATAAATGGTGCTACTTCTTGAATAGCGATTTTAGCGAATTGATCGTATCGTTGATGTCTTCGCTCTGTCCGGAGGCGTCCGCCGAAGATACCCCTTCCGCGTTTTTGTCGCCGCTGCCCTTATTGATCAGCTTTTTCAACGCGTCGATCCCCTTTTTCTTTAACTTCTCCCCAATGTCGGTGATATACGGCTTCACAAGCTTCATGAGCGACTCCTGGAAACCGCCGAATTCCGGCTTCTCGACTGTGCCGGTAATATTGAATTTCAGTTCCGCGGGATTTATCATATTAAGCGCGTCGATTATCACTCCGACAGGCACAATGCCGACGGCCGTCGCGCCGGCGCCTTTCTGTTCCAGCAGATGGTTCTTCAGCTTTATATCATTGCGTGAATCTATGGAGTCGCCGCGTATGTTTGTCTTCGACCTCATCGTAAGAGCGCCCTTTTTTACCTTAACGGGTAATGAATCCTCATAAATAAACCGGACCGCGTCGAGGTCGATGTCATCGAGCTCGACGTCAAGGCGGACATTCCCGGACGGCGCGCCGGAGCCTTTAGAGAAGAAGATATTGAACTTGCCGGCGGATGATCCTCCCCTATTTACAACGCCTCTAAATTCCACAAGGTCCAGGGCCATCCCGTTCTCCGGGTCATACTTCAGCCCTCCCAGACGGACCTTCGCGCGCTCTACCTCTACCTTCTGTCCGCCTTCGGCTTCGATGTTAACGCGGCCGTTATCTATCGTAAGGTTCCTTATCTCGAAAAGATAGAGGTCCTTCTGCGTCTTGAAACGGACTAGCCTTCCTTTCGGAAGTTCTTCAACCGTCTTAGTCACCTTCCTGGCGCGGGCAGCCGCTTCCCTGGCCTTCTCCCGGGCCTCCCCGGAAGAGCGGCTCTTCACCATCTCGCATGCCTTACCAAACCAGTCCTTCTTCTTCATGGCAAGCTGCCACGCGCTCTCGCCGGGCGCGGCCTCTTTCTTCGCCAGCCGCTCGACATTAAAAGAACCGTCAGGCTCGCCGACCAGGTCTATCTCCGCGCCGCTCATGCGCATGTTCGAGAAGACGATCTGCCGCCTAAGTAGCGCTAACGGGCTTATGCCGACCGAGACATCGTCCGCCTTCGCGATACGCACATCCTTATTATCGGGGTCAAATACCTTAAAATCGTTTATGGTGACCGATAACGTAAGCGGCCAGAAATTCGCCTTACCTATATGTATAGCGGCGTCATGCTTATTTATCTCGGACACAAGGAACGAGGTGACTGCCGGGCTCACGATGAGCCCCACCCCGAAATGGAATATCAGAAGCGCGGCTATTATCATAATAATACCGGGTATATTTACATGCCGCAGAGTTTTTTTCGGCGCCGCTCCGGGGCCGGCGGCTCCGGCGGCCCGCTTCCTTCCCGATATCCGCGCCATGAACGCCGAATTTCTGATCCTATCCAGATACTTCGCGTTTATAACAGCGCTTATCTTTTTTGAAATGAGGTAAACCGGAACGAAAAGCGCGGCCGAAACGGCAAGCCCTCCGGCAACAAGCGTATTATTTATATCCAAATACGCTATGACGGGCATGTGTGTTATCAACCTCCACATCCCGGCAAGATAATCGGCGCCTGCCAGCAGATATGTACCGACGCTTTCTGTAAGCCTGCTTGCTCCCATAAGATATACGGCCTTGAATAGCGGCAGGGCAACCAGCGTCGACATCCGGTTTATCCTGAAGACAAGGAAGAATACCATAAGGAGGAGCGCAATAGGCCCGTTCAACGGGATGAAGCCGAGAAACATCGCCAGGCATACCCCGAGGGCCATTTCGCGCGGAGAGATGTTTGCCTGCAGGAATCTCATCACCTTTAACGGCATATTAATATATGAAAACATCGATAACGTCCTCTTTTTTATTCAATCTAAATCTCACTCGCCATGCTGCGGAGCATCTTTGGCCAGTGACGCCAGGACAAGGGCAATGACACTGAGCAATACGCCGAATGCGAACGCCCCGCGGAACCCTGTTATCGCTATATCCGGGTGTTCCCGGACCTCCGCGAACAGTATGTGCATCTTTGCCGCGTTGAAAAGGATTATCTGCGAGGTTATGAGGACCAGGACGGCCAGGCCCATGGACGATCCGGCATTCGCGCATATCTTATAGACGCCGGAGCCGACGCCATGCCTGCCTGCCGGCACATGGCCCATGACAAGCTTGTTGTTCGGCGCTATGAAGAGGCCCATTCCCATCCCCAGGAATAGCAACGCCAGGGCTATAAGCGCATCCGGCGAATTTTGCCCCACGAAAGAAAGCATTATGAAGGCGACCAGGATCAGGGCCGCTCCGGCAACGCATATCCTGCGGCAGCCCATGCGGTCCGAGAGGATCCCGGCAACCGGGGCAATAAGCATCATTAGTACGGAAGGGAATGTCATGATTAAACCCGCTTTTGCGATATCCAGGCTCCTTACCATTTCAAGATAAAAAGGGAACAGGAAGATGAAGCCTATAACCAGGGCCATGACGAGGAACAGGGCGCCGACGCTGAAAGTGAAATCGAGGTTTTTGAAAAGCTTGAGGTCCAACAGCGGCGCGGGCGCCGTCTTTTCCCTGAAGAAAAAAACGGCGAACAATATTAGCGACGCGGCCGCGAACGAAAATACCGCGAGATGGTCGAAGACCGGCTTCGACATGGAATTGACCGCGTAGAGAAGGGCGCCGAGGGCGAAAAACAGCAGCGCCGCGCCGGGAAGGTCAAACCTCTTTTCGGCGGGCGGGATGTGTTTCCACGGCAGGACTTTCAAGGACAACAGGACGACAAAGATGCCCGCGGTGATGGAGAATACAAAGTTGTAACGCCAGTTAAGGACGCTGTTGATGTAACCGCCCAGAAGCGACCCGGCAACCATGCCGAAACCCTGGAACATGGCATACAACCCGAACGCCCTGCCTCTTATGTTTTGCGGCAAAAACGCGGTGATGAGCACTATCTCCATCGGGCTGTAGACCGCCTGCCCGCACGACTGGAACGTGCGCGCCAGGAGAAGCGTGTGGAACGTCGGTGAGATCGCGCACAGGAAGCCGCCGACGGCGAATCCGCTAACGCCGACCAGGAATATCTTTTTGTAGCCGACGATGTCGGCCAATTTGCCGAAACCGAGAAGCAGACTCGTTATTATCAAGAGGTATATTGTGGGGAGCCACGCTACATCGATCAATCTTACCTTGAAATGGCTGGCTATAACAGACAGAGAAATGTTCAGGCTTGCGTAGTCATAAGTCACGAGGAAACCGACGAGGCAGATGATGACGATAACTAGCAGCTGCTTTTTTTTATCTTCTATGACGTATTCGTCTGCCAATGCTACCTCGCTTCTTTGCTCGAGTAATGACAAATCTATGATAGTAGGGGAGGTTTAAACCTACCCTACACCGGAAGCGATGAGGACCGTTACGTTATTCTTCAGAACCTCTATAAATCCGTTTCGGTCCGAATTGAATATCTCGCGATCGCCCGATTCTTTTTTTACTGTGATCCTGCCGGAGCGCAGATTAGCTATTAACGGCGCATGGTCGGCCAACACTCCCATGAAGCCTGATTCGGAAGGAACGACCAGGGAAACGGCCCTGCCTTCATATACGACCTTTTCCGGAGAGAGTATGGTGAGGTTGAACGGTTTTGCCATTAGATAAGCCTTACGCTTTCAGCTGTTTGCCTTTTTCGATTGCCTCTTCGATAGTGCCGACCATATAGAACGCCTGCTCGGGAAGGTCGTCGAGCAAGCCCTCTATTAGCATCTTAAAACCTTTTATCGTGTCCTCAAGCTTCACATACTTGCCTTTAGTCCCGGTGAACTCCTCCGCGACGAAGAAAGGCTGGGAAAAGAATTTCTGTATCTTGCGCGCGCGGGCAACGATCAGTTTGTCGTCTTCTGAAAGCTCGTCTATACCGAGTATCGAGATGATATCGCGAAGGTCCTTATAACGCTGGAGGACCTTCTGGACGCCGACGGCGGTATTGTAATGCTCCTCGCCGACGATCTTCGGGTCCATGATGCGCGATGTGGATTCGAGCGGATCGACGGCAGGGTATATGCCGAGCTCCGATATCTGCCTCGAGAGGACCATGCACGCGTCGAGATGGGAGAATGTAGTCGCCGGAGCCGGGTCGGTGAGGTCATCCGCCGGGACATATACCGCCTGGACGGACGTTATGGAACCGCGTTTCGTAGATACGATACGTTCCTGGAGCTGCGCCATCTCCGAGGCGAGGCTCGGCTGGTAGCCGACGGCCGACGGCATCCTGCCTAAGAGCGTCGAGACCTCCGAACCGGCCTGGACGAACCTGTATATGTTGTCGATAAAAAGAAGGACGTCCATACCCGCTTCGTCGCGGAAATACTCGGCCATCGTGAGCGCCGAGAGGCCCACGCGGAACCTGGAGCCCGGCGGTTCGCTCATCTCGCCGAATACGAGAGCCGTCTTCTTTATTACGCCGGACTTGTTCAGTTCAAGCCAAAGCTCATTTCCCTCTCTCGTCCTCTCGCCCACACCCCCGAATACCGATACGCCGCCGTGTTCGGAGGCAATATTACGTATTAGTTCCATCACTATAACGGTCTTTCCCACACCGGCGCCTCCGAAGAGCCCTATCTTGCCGCCTTTCGGATATGGCGCCAGCAGGTCTATGACCTTCAGGCCCGTCTCAAGCATCTCCGAGACAGGCACCTGTTCCTGGAACGAGGGCGGCTGCCTGTGTATGGGGGCGCGTTTATCAGGATGCGCGACCGGCCCCAGATCGTCCGTAGTATCGCCGAGCATGTTGAATATGCGGCCTATCGTCTGTTCTCCTATCGGAACCGTGATCGGAGAGAGCGTATCCCTGGCCTTCATACCCCGCGCGAGCCCGTCGGTCGGCCCGAGAGCGATGCAGCGGGCCGTAAAATTCCCCGTAAGCTGTTCCACCTCGAGCGTCAAATTAATGGACTTCTCCTTATCCTCGACCTTGATGGCGTTCAATATCTGCGGCGCCTCTCCCTCCGGAAAGACTATATCGACTATCGGCCCTATTACCTGTATTATCTCACCATATGCCATATGAAGCTCCTATCCAAGCTTTGGCTGAATCCCGCCCCCAGCTGACTCCAGGCGGGATGAAGCTCCCGTTCAGTCTCTCAGCACTTCGGCGGCGGACGCGATCTCGATCACCTCTCTGGTGATCGAGGCCTGCCGCGCTTTATTCCTCATCAGCGTAAGCGTGTCGATGAATTCGTCCGCGTTGTCGGTCGCGGCCTTCATCGCGATCATGCGGGACGAGTGCTCCGACGCGAACGCGTCGAGGAGCGTAAGGCGCAGCTTTTCCGATATATACGCCGGTATAAGCGAATCGGCGGCGGCCCTGATATCAGGCTCTACCAGGTACTCGAGCCCCGCTTCATTTTTCGTATATTCGATGTTCAGGATCTTCTGCACCTTTATCTTGTAACGCAGCATAGAATTGAAATGCGTATGCGCGGTATAGACCTCATCGACGATATTGTTGAGGAACATGGCGATAAGGCCGTCGGATATATCTTTCGACGCTTCATACGAATATTTTCCGTGCAGCCCGACGTAATATCCGCTTATCTCGAAACCGCGAGCCTTAAAAAAATTATATCCTTCCTTCCCTACCAGAACCAGCTTCACCTTGTCTTTATCATACGCTCTCATGAACTCCCCGCACGAGCGCATTACGGCGTGGTTGTATGTGCCGCATAGCCCGGTATCCGATGTCATCACGCAGAGGGCTATGCTGCCGCCCCCCGGACGCTTCTCGAGCAGCGGATGGCTGACCTCCGTGCCTGACGCGAGCAGGTCGTTCAATATCGTCTCCAGTTTATTAAAATACGGCCGTGACTGGAATAGCGTCGACCTGACACGGTTCAATTTCGCCGCGGAGATCATCTGCATGGCCCGCGTTATCTTGCGGGTAGACTCGACGCTGCGGATCCTGCGTTTTATATTCTGCAAGGATTGGATCATACCTTATACTCTGCTTTGAACTCTTCCTTAAATTTCGTTATCGCGCTGTTGAGCCTGTCCATAAGTTCGGGGGCGAGCTCGCCCTTCGATTCTATCTGTATCTCGATGTCGGGATGCAGACTCTCCATATATTTATAAAAAGCTATTTCAAATTTACGCAAGGCGGCGACGGGCAGGTCGTCCAGGAAACCGTTAGTCCCCGCGTACAGGATCATGACCTGCTTAGAAAGCGGGAGCGGCTCATATTGCCCCTGCTTCAACAGCTCTACCATCCGCTCGCCGCGCGAGAGCTGCGCCTGCGTCGTCTTGTCGAGCTCAGAACCGAACTGCGTAAAGGCCGCGAGCTCCCTGTATTGGGCCAGGTCGAGGCGGAGTTTTCCCGCCACCTGTTTCATCGCCTTCTTCTGGGCGTTGCCGCCCACCCTGGAAACGGAAAGGCCCACGTTGATGGCCGGGCGGATGCCCGCGTAGAAAAGGTCGTTCTCCAGATATATCTGGCCGTCAGTTATCGAGATGACGTTCGTGGGTATGTAGCTCGTGATGTCGCCGGCCTGCGTTTCTATTATAGGAATGGCCGTAAGCGAGCCGCCTCCATGTTTATCGGTTAATTTCGCGGCGCGCTCCAATAGACGCGCGTGGAGATAGAATATATCGCCGGGATACGCCTCCCTGCCCGGCGGGCGCCTTAATAACAGAGAGAGCTGCCTGTATGCCTGGGCATGCTTGGAGAGATCATCGTAAATGACAAGCGCATGCTTGCCCGAATACATCAACTCTTCGCCGATGGCGGTGCCGGCATACGGCGCCAGATATTGAGAGGTAGCCGCCGCGCGGGATGAGGCGCTCACTATCGTCGTATATGACATGGCCCCGTATTTTTCCAGCGTATCGTGGACCGATACTATATTCGACAGCTTCTGCCCTATAGCCACATAGACGCAGTAGACGCCTTTATTCTTCTGGTTTATTATCGTATCGAGGACTATAGCCGTCTTTCCGGTCTGTCTGTCGGCTATTATCAGTTCGCGTTGTCCGCGGCCTATCGGTATCATGGCGTCGACGGCCTTTATTCCCGTCTGCAGCGGTTCCTTAACGGGCTGGCGTTCGATGACGCTCGGCGCGTGCGCCTCGAGAGGCCTGCGCCTGTGTGATTCTACAGACCCCTTGCCGTCTATAGGCTTGCCGAGGGAGTTGACGACCCTTCCCACTAGCGAGTCACCGACCGGGATATCGGCCACTTTGTACGTCCTCTTTACTATATCGCCTTCCTTTATATTCTTCTCGTCGCCGAAGATGACTATGCCGACCGACTCTTCTTCGAGGTTGAAGACCATGCCCGTTATGTCGCCCGGGAATTTTACGAGTTCTCCGGCCATGACGTCGTCGAGGCCGTATACGAGGGCGATCCCGTCGCCTACCTGCAGGACCGTGCCCGTAGACTCCATCCTGACACGGGTCTTATATTTCTCAAGCTCTTTCTTTATTATAGACGTTACTTCTTCGGGTCTCAGTTCCATTATTTCAACTCATCCTTAGCGCCGTCATCTTCTCTTTTATCTCTTCGAGACGTTTCTTCACGGATCCGTCGATCACCTTATTCCCGACATCCACCTTCACCCCGCCGAGTAGATCCGGATCCAGCTTCACATAGAGTTGGAGCTTCTTATTCATCTTACGCTCCATGGCGTCCTTTATCGACCGGACCAGGTCTGTATCCAGCATGTAACTTGTGCTCAGGACAGCTTCGACCTTTTCGCCGTGCGCGTATTTAATACGGGCGTAATCGGCTATCTGGAAAAATATCTCCACACGGTCCTTTTTCAGGAGCAGTTTCAAAAAATTGCGCAGGTCCTGCGAAAAACTTTTTGCGAATACCTCGTCTATAACGCCGCATTTTTCATTATAGGTTATTACCGGCTTGCCCAGGAATTTTAAAAATTCAGGATTGTCGCGGAAGACGTCTTTGGCGTTCTTAAGCTCCTCGAGCGCCTCCTCAAATCCTATCGCGCCCCTGGCGTATTCCAGAAATCCGTCGACATACCTCTTCGCGAGTATCATTTCTTCTCCACGCCCTCCAGGAACTCCTCCACCATCTTCCTGTCCGTCTTTTCGGTCAGTTTCTCCTGCACCACCTTTTCGGCGACCTCTATC from Candidatus Omnitrophota bacterium includes:
- the atpA gene encoding F0F1 ATP synthase subunit alpha; protein product: MELRPEEVTSIIKKELEKYKTRVRMESTGTVLQVGDGIALVYGLDDVMAGELVKFPGDITGMVFNLEEESVGIVIFGDEKNIKEGDIVKRTYKVADIPVGDSLVGRVVNSLGKPIDGKGSVESHRRRPLEAHAPSVIERQPVKEPLQTGIKAVDAMIPIGRGQRELIIADRQTGKTAIVLDTIINQKNKGVYCVYVAIGQKLSNIVSVHDTLEKYGAMSYTTIVSASSRAAATSQYLAPYAGTAIGEELMYSGKHALVIYDDLSKHAQAYRQLSLLLRRPPGREAYPGDIFYLHARLLERAAKLTDKHGGGSLTAIPIIETQAGDITSYIPTNVISITDGQIYLENDLFYAGIRPAINVGLSVSRVGGNAQKKAMKQVAGKLRLDLAQYRELAAFTQFGSELDKTTQAQLSRGERMVELLKQGQYEPLPLSKQVMILYAGTNGFLDDLPVAALRKFEIAFYKYMESLHPDIEIQIESKGELAPELMDRLNSAITKFKEEFKAEYKV
- the atpG gene encoding ATP synthase F1 subunit gamma, producing MIQSLQNIKRRIRSVESTRKITRAMQMISAAKLNRVRSTLFQSRPYFNKLETILNDLLASGTEVSHPLLEKRPGGGSIALCVMTSDTGLCGTYNHAVMRSCGEFMRAYDKDKVKLVLVGKEGYNFFKARGFEISGYYVGLHGKYSYEASKDISDGLIAMFLNNIVDEVYTAHTHFNSMLRYKIKVQKILNIEYTKNEAGLEYLVEPDIRAAADSLIPAYISEKLRLTLLDAFASEHSSRMIAMKAATDNADEFIDTLTLMRNKARQASITREVIEIASAAEVLRD
- a CDS encoding MFS transporter, yielding MADEYVIEDKKKQLLVIVIICLVGFLVTYDYASLNISLSVIASHFKVRLIDVAWLPTIYLLIITSLLLGFGKLADIVGYKKIFLVGVSGFAVGGFLCAISPTFHTLLLARTFQSCGQAVYSPMEIVLITAFLPQNIRGRAFGLYAMFQGFGMVAGSLLGGYINSVLNWRYNFVFSITAGIFVVLLSLKVLPWKHIPPAEKRFDLPGAALLFFALGALLYAVNSMSKPVFDHLAVFSFAAASLILFAVFFFREKTAPAPLLDLKLFKNLDFTFSVGALFLVMALVIGFIFLFPFYLEMVRSLDIAKAGLIMTFPSVLMMLIAPVAGILSDRMGCRRICVAGAALILVAFIMLSFVGQNSPDALIALALLFLGMGMGLFIAPNNKLVMGHVPAGRHGVGSGVYKICANAGSSMGLAVLVLITSQIILFNAAKMHILFAEVREHPDIAITGFRGAFAFGVLLSVIALVLASLAKDAPQHGE
- a CDS encoding DUF748 domain-containing protein codes for the protein MPLKVMRFLQANISPREMALGVCLAMFLGFIPLNGPIALLLMVFFLVFRINRMSTLVALPLFKAVYLMGASRLTESVGTYLLAGADYLAGMWRLITHMPVIAYLDINNTLVAGGLAVSAALFVPVYLISKKISAVINAKYLDRIRNSAFMARISGRKRAAGAAGPGAAPKKTLRHVNIPGIIMIIAALLIFHFGVGLIVSPAVTSFLVSEINKHDAAIHIGKANFWPLTLSVTINDFKVFDPDNKDVRIAKADDVSVGISPLALLRRQIVFSNMRMSGAEIDLVGEPDGSFNVERLAKKEAAPGESAWQLAMKKKDWFGKACEMVKSRSSGEAREKAREAAARARKVTKTVEELPKGRLVRFKTQKDLYLFEIRNLTIDNGRVNIEAEGGQKVEVERAKVRLGGLKYDPENGMALDLVEFRGVVNRGGSSAGKFNIFFSKGSGAPSGNVRLDVELDDIDLDAVRFIYEDSLPVKVKKGALTMRSKTNIRGDSIDSRNDIKLKNHLLEQKGAGATAVGIVPVGVIIDALNMINPAELKFNITGTVEKPEFGGFQESLMKLVKPYITDIGEKLKKKGIDALKKLINKGSGDKNAEGVSSADASGQSEDINDTINSLKSLFKK
- a CDS encoding putative Ig domain-containing protein, whose product is MKALRNWSGLKAVLFAGIFFALSFGFACQASADDKSITVTYPNGGEVVSPGATQTIEWTSTGDVGNVDIKLSVNNGASWMNIVTDTINDGTENVTVPYMPSANCLIKVKEHTGTTFDNSNAAFRINTPPVLDPIGDQSTDENLLLEIGPTGTDADNDVLTYSADNLPSGATFTNGVFSWLPTYQQAGNYYNVHFEVTDGFDVYAEDITITVNNVNTVPVLERIGDMVVNEPNTLSFDISATDEDGDVLTYSASNLPGGNFFPADRAFTWDTDYQSAGVYPNVHFEVTDGVNVVSEDITITVDNVNTLPFLNIEGANSINEDDTLAVDLAASDEDGDPLTLSAVNVPDHANFTSVGNSGTFIWTPDYDQAGDYSIRFEVTDGVNIVAQDFPITVNNVNRPPVLNSIGNKTVDEVQALAFTVSATDPDGQTITYYVENLPDGAAFDSETGAFNWTPTYEQAALYENITFTASDGDLSDPETISIIVNNVNRSPVLSPIGNKLIDETMPLTFTLSSTDPDADDVTYTCTNLPVGAALDPNTGVFTWTPAFPGTYENVHFVVTDDSPDGVLTDTEDIAIYVGYLPVIDPIGAQSIDEGQALSFTISGSDADNDPIAYSAANLPGGATFDAGTMTFSWIPGYDAAGTSQTKDYTLTFTISDGTGTDTENVTITVNNVNRAPVLGDIGAKTVAEDVELSFPVLAT
- the atpD gene encoding F0F1 ATP synthase subunit beta, with the translated sequence MAYGEIIQVIGPIVDIVFPEGEAPQILNAIKVEDKEKSINLTLEVEQLTGNFTARCIALGPTDGLARGMKARDTLSPITVPIGEQTIGRIFNMLGDTTDDLGPVAHPDKRAPIHRQPPSFQEQVPVSEMLETGLKVIDLLAPYPKGGKIGLFGGAGVGKTVIVMELIRNIASEHGGVSVFGGVGERTREGNELWLELNKSGVIKKTALVFGEMSEPPGSRFRVGLSALTMAEYFRDEAGMDVLLFIDNIYRFVQAGSEVSTLLGRMPSAVGYQPSLASEMAQLQERIVSTKRGSITSVQAVYVPADDLTDPAPATTFSHLDACMVLSRQISELGIYPAVDPLESTSRIMDPKIVGEEHYNTAVGVQKVLQRYKDLRDIISILGIDELSEDDKLIVARARKIQKFFSQPFFVAEEFTGTKGKYVKLEDTIKGFKMLIEGLLDDLPEQAFYMVGTIEEAIEKGKQLKA
- the galT gene encoding galactose-1-phosphate uridylyltransferase, with amino-acid sequence MSELRYNMISRDWVIIARERAKRPSDFKKAKGVAVELPAYEAACPFCAGNEGDCKDETFRVKDGSSWKVRAVYNKFPALSPALERTRTLDGPHHFINGFGVHEVLVEHPRHNMTIPFMKDEEVFDIIRMYKDRYEAIQRMGGIESIIIFKNHGAQAGSSQAHAHSQLVATPIVPPAIRTRVEQATRYSDITGECMFCGILKQELSEKARLVLETDSFVTFVPYAAAMPFMMWIVPRRHTTSFDEINEAEIADLSRHLKTVLGKLYSALGNPDFNYTIRSIPVKEKGDQHFHWHINVIPRISQPAGFELGSGIFINSSVPEDCAEFLRKAKVPAVNQ
- a CDS encoding F0F1 ATP synthase subunit epsilon, with protein sequence MAKPFNLTILSPEKVVYEGRAVSLVVPSESGFMGVLADHAPLIANLRSGRITVKKESGDREIFNSDRNGFIEVLKNNVTVLIASGVG